A window of the Desulfovibrio sp. TomC genome harbors these coding sequences:
- a CDS encoding PAS domain S-box protein codes for MSYDVQDVWSAPILEGLRSSLEQSSVVLHVEWLDARRAEGVHHVADFERFLLTKYSQSRLALLVAADDAAFDSLRRFRAALDPKLPLVFCGLNNVTPALLAKETDIAGVSETLDITGTVNLGLRLFPKTSHLAVVADSTGGGLANLEGLRQARPGFPRSLAVTELLDVKRDDLAGILGGLPRDTLVLVLGILQGPDGERLPLGDSMAACSTASSFPVLTCWDFEVGAGALGGLVVSGLEQGRAAGGLARRILAGEAVAGLPRIRNSPNVPMVDEIQLRRFGLDVGDLPPGVVVVNRQESLYARYRGLVWTALAVFAVMAGCIMGLALALGARKRAVVALVASEARYRTYVDSAPSAIFIADAAGRLHDVNPAACRMTGWSRDELLAQNIADVLDPDGREAIVRRFAAIGAQARTAEVLGRHRDGTARWWSIAAVQMLPDRVLGFASDVTERRQRDDARLAFYELLQNADSVVVFKDCALRYGMVNRAYLLLTGHRLDDIMGRTDAELFAGLSSPEQIAQYIANDRQALALPRGQSLTSEEGMLGENGRNRTFLTRKFPVYADDDRLLGVGTMSTEITERKEAEARFRESETRYKLLAEQAPISIMAFDAAGRIIFVNKRHLDVFAGGRKTPEFFLGRRLVELPGIVRAGIADKLKPLLSGEAVDLQAVYFPEFTGGHAGYVNLRGVPLYQDDGSFAGGILIREDVTERIEMERSLTVSRNEAEAANRAKSAFLANMSHEIRTPLNGVLGMLQLLKETPLDNEQAEYAELAIQSSRRLTRLLADILDISKVEAGKMQIQADPFDLSVALRQVLELFTPVARQAGVALVSHIADTLPAVVVGDAARVQQVLTNLIGNAFKFTTAGSVTVEAYPLPSHKAQEVRVLFCVADTGCGIPDEAIGSLFKPFTQVSQGYRRNVQGAGLGLSICSRLVTLMGGNIAVDSEPGVGTSIYFCVTFASAQALACQIARPGRRSPAVAGLRVLLAEDDHVTRLATSRMLEKAGHAVTVAFDGAQALERLAAEDFDLVLMDIQMPVMDGLEAVRAIRTAPHLAAKAAIPVIALTSYAMTGDQETFLAAGMDGYVPKPFSMDELNAVITKVLRQRPPA; via the coding sequence ATGTCCTATGACGTTCAGGATGTCTGGTCCGCTCCGATTTTAGAAGGATTGCGTTCCTCATTGGAACAGTCCAGCGTCGTGCTGCATGTGGAATGGCTCGATGCCAGACGTGCGGAAGGCGTCCATCATGTTGCCGATTTCGAACGCTTCCTGCTCACAAAATACAGCCAGAGCCGCCTTGCCCTGCTGGTGGCGGCGGACGATGCGGCCTTTGACTCCCTGCGCCGTTTCCGGGCCGCCCTTGATCCGAAATTGCCGCTGGTCTTTTGCGGTCTCAACAACGTCACGCCGGCTCTGCTGGCCAAAGAGACCGACATTGCCGGCGTGAGCGAGACCCTGGACATCACGGGCACGGTCAACCTTGGTCTCAGGCTTTTCCCAAAGACATCCCATTTGGCCGTTGTGGCTGATTCAACTGGCGGCGGGCTGGCCAATCTTGAAGGGCTGCGCCAGGCGAGGCCCGGGTTTCCCCGGTCGCTGGCCGTGACGGAGTTGCTTGACGTCAAGCGCGACGACTTGGCGGGGATACTGGGAGGCTTGCCCCGGGACACCCTCGTGCTGGTCCTGGGTATTCTCCAGGGGCCGGACGGGGAGCGCCTGCCCCTGGGGGACAGCATGGCTGCGTGTTCGACGGCGTCTTCGTTTCCGGTCCTGACCTGCTGGGATTTCGAAGTCGGCGCCGGGGCGCTTGGCGGCCTGGTGGTCAGCGGCCTGGAGCAGGGGCGGGCGGCCGGCGGGCTGGCCCGGCGCATCCTGGCCGGCGAGGCAGTGGCTGGTCTGCCCCGCATCCGCAACAGCCCGAACGTGCCCATGGTCGACGAAATCCAGCTGCGCCGTTTCGGCCTGGATGTCGGCGACCTGCCCCCGGGCGTCGTCGTCGTCAACCGCCAGGAGAGCCTCTATGCCCGCTACCGGGGGCTGGTGTGGACGGCCCTGGCCGTGTTCGCGGTCATGGCCGGGTGCATCATGGGGCTGGCCCTGGCCCTGGGCGCCAGGAAACGGGCGGTTGTGGCGCTTGTGGCCAGCGAGGCGCGTTACCGGACCTATGTTGACAGCGCGCCGTCGGCCATTTTCATCGCCGACGCCGCTGGCCGGCTGCACGACGTCAACCCCGCGGCCTGTCGCATGACCGGCTGGTCGCGCGACGAACTGCTGGCCCAAAACATTGCCGACGTCCTGGACCCGGACGGGCGGGAAGCGATTGTGCGTCGTTTCGCCGCGATTGGCGCCCAGGCCAGGACCGCCGAGGTGCTCGGCCGGCACAGGGACGGGACGGCGCGCTGGTGGTCCATTGCCGCCGTGCAGATGTTGCCGGACCGCGTCCTGGGCTTTGCCTCGGACGTCACCGAACGGCGGCAGCGCGACGACGCCCGGCTGGCCTTTTACGAGCTGTTGCAAAATGCCGATTCCGTCGTGGTCTTCAAGGACTGCGCCCTGCGCTACGGCATGGTCAACCGGGCGTATCTGCTCCTGACCGGCCACCGGTTGGACGACATTATGGGGCGCACGGATGCGGAGCTCTTTGCCGGGCTGTCCTCCCCGGAGCAGATCGCCCAGTATATAGCCAACGACAGGCAGGCCCTGGCGTTGCCCCGGGGCCAGTCGCTGACCAGCGAGGAGGGCATGCTCGGCGAGAACGGGCGCAATCGAACGTTTCTCACCCGAAAATTTCCCGTCTATGCCGACGACGACCGATTGCTTGGGGTCGGGACCATGTCCACGGAAATTACCGAGCGCAAGGAGGCCGAGGCCCGGTTTCGGGAAAGCGAGACGCGCTACAAGCTGCTGGCCGAGCAGGCCCCCATTTCCATTATGGCCTTTGACGCTGCGGGGCGCATTATTTTCGTGAACAAGCGGCATCTGGACGTCTTCGCCGGGGGCCGCAAAACGCCGGAATTCTTCCTGGGCCGCCGGCTGGTGGAACTGCCGGGCATCGTCCGGGCCGGCATCGCCGACAAGCTGAAGCCGCTCCTCTCCGGCGAGGCGGTCGATTTGCAGGCCGTGTATTTTCCGGAGTTCACTGGCGGCCACGCCGGCTACGTCAACCTGCGCGGCGTGCCGCTCTACCAGGACGACGGCTCTTTTGCCGGCGGCATCCTCATTCGGGAAGACGTTACGGAGCGCATCGAAATGGAGCGCTCGCTGACCGTCTCGCGCAACGAGGCCGAGGCCGCCAATCGGGCCAAGTCCGCCTTCCTGGCCAACATGAGCCACGAGATACGGACGCCCCTAAACGGCGTTCTGGGCATGCTCCAACTGCTCAAGGAAACGCCTTTGGACAACGAGCAGGCCGAGTACGCCGAGCTGGCCATCCAGTCGAGCAGACGGCTGACCCGCCTTCTGGCCGATATCCTGGACATTTCCAAGGTCGAGGCCGGGAAGATGCAGATCCAGGCCGACCCCTTCGACCTGTCCGTCGCCCTGCGCCAGGTGCTCGAACTGTTCACGCCCGTCGCCCGACAGGCAGGGGTGGCCCTTGTCAGCCATATCGCCGATACCCTGCCGGCCGTGGTGGTCGGGGACGCCGCCCGGGTGCAGCAAGTGCTGACCAATCTCATCGGCAATGCCTTTAAGTTCACCACGGCCGGCTCCGTCACGGTGGAGGCCTATCCTCTGCCCTCGCACAAGGCCCAGGAGGTGCGGGTGCTTTTTTGTGTCGCGGATACCGGCTGCGGCATCCCCGACGAGGCCATAGGCAGTCTTTTCAAACCGTTCACCCAGGTCAGCCAGGGCTATCGCCGCAATGTCCAGGGAGCGGGCCTGGGGCTTTCCATTTGCAGCCGGCTGGTCACGCTTATGGGCGGCAATATTGCCGTGGACAGCGAACCCGGGGTGGGCACGTCCATCTATTTTTGCGTCACCTTTGCCAGCGCCCAGGCCCTGGCCTGCCAGATTGCCAGGCCCGGCCGTCGCTCTCCGGCTGTCGCCGGGCTGCGGGTGCTGTTGGCCGAGGACGACCATGTTACCCGGCTGGCCACCAGCCGGATGCTGGAAAAGGCCGGCCATGCCGTGACCGTCGCTTTCGACGGCGCGCAAGCCTTGGAGAGGCTGGCCGCCGAAGACTTCGATCTCGTGCTCATGGATATCCAGATGCCGGTCATGGACGGCCTGGAGGCGGTCCGGGCCATCCGCACGGCGCCGCATCTGGCGGCCAAGGCGGCTATCCCGGTCATCGCGCTGACGTCCTATGCCATGACCGGCGACCAGGAAACCTTCCTGGCCGCCGGTATGGACGGCTACGTGCCCAAGCCTTTTTCCATGGACGAACTGAATGCGGTCATAACGAAGGTCCTTCGCCAGCGGCCGCCGGCCTGA
- a CDS encoding fumarate hydratase: MRTIAKKTVVDAVAALCMEANRYLPADVLASFARAKAAETSPAARAIFEQLEENAALAKETGLPLCQDCGLGVFFVEVGEDVRIDGGGLRAAINEGMVQGYTDGYLRKSTCDPFTRANVGDNSPAIVHFDLVPGDSLKITMMAKGGGSENMSRVMMLAPAQGWAGIREFVIRRVAESGSNPCPPILVGVGIGGNFELAAVNSKKALMRAVDDVHPEAGVAAMEADLLTSINRLCIGPMGLGGATTCLGVKIKVAPCHLASLPLAVNIQCHSSRHKEVTL, encoded by the coding sequence ATGCGTACCATTGCCAAGAAGACCGTGGTCGATGCCGTGGCCGCCCTGTGCATGGAGGCCAACCGGTATCTGCCGGCCGATGTGCTGGCGTCTTTTGCCCGGGCCAAGGCGGCCGAAACGTCCCCGGCCGCCCGGGCGATCTTTGAGCAGCTTGAGGAAAACGCCGCCCTGGCCAAGGAAACCGGGCTGCCGCTGTGCCAGGACTGCGGCCTGGGCGTATTCTTCGTGGAGGTGGGCGAGGACGTCCGGATTGATGGCGGGGGGCTTCGCGCCGCCATCAACGAAGGAATGGTCCAGGGCTATACGGACGGCTATCTGCGCAAGTCCACCTGCGATCCCTTCACCCGGGCCAATGTCGGCGACAATTCGCCGGCCATCGTCCACTTCGATCTCGTGCCGGGCGACAGCCTTAAAATCACCATGATGGCCAAAGGCGGCGGCTCGGAAAACATGTCCCGCGTCATGATGCTGGCCCCGGCCCAGGGCTGGGCCGGCATCCGCGAGTTCGTCATCCGCCGGGTGGCTGAGTCCGGTTCCAATCCCTGCCCGCCGATCCTGGTTGGCGTCGGCATCGGCGGCAACTTCGAGCTGGCTGCCGTCAATTCCAAAAAGGCCCTTATGCGCGCGGTGGACGACGTCCATCCCGAGGCCGGCGTGGCGGCCATGGAGGCCGACCTGCTCACCTCCATCAATCGCCTTTGCATCGGTCCCATGGGCCTTGGCGGGGCCACCACCTGCCTGGGCGTCAAAATCAAGGTCGCGCCCTGCCATCTGGCCAGCCTGCCGTTGGCCGTCAACATCCAATGCCACAGCTCCCGGCACAAGGAGGTCACGCTCTGA
- a CDS encoding DUF6599 family protein → MVVSRPGLKSGQRAAAWMVLACLAAVAVWLGLAQARFSPAVLVALTPPKSIAAPGGDAAAARVFATAGLLTTLAGATPAGAIESYDPVTLSDRIDGKAELYLAANFKEMSCRTVTLPNGARVDASVYAQAGPADAFAVLSAQRRQGSRPLPALAPDAYATPNAVYFTRGGHYVELTADRADPDTMAGLETLGATLFAALPAEAPSLAGQADAPARPDPKTLFPPEGLTADSVRLAVSDAMGMAGFSNVYTAEYVLPTGAATALLAERDSPAQAAAEARAFAAFLGQNGYAAAPLPPDAPRLPADAVLLAADGSYEILWTRGSLLAGVHDALSRPAALALAQTLADALEKAGPEVRP, encoded by the coding sequence ATGGTCGTCTCACGCCCAGGTTTGAAAAGCGGGCAACGCGCGGCCGCCTGGATGGTGTTGGCCTGTCTGGCCGCCGTCGCCGTCTGGCTCGGCCTCGCCCAGGCCCGATTTTCCCCGGCCGTGCTGGTGGCCCTGACCCCGCCGAAAAGCATTGCCGCCCCGGGCGGCGACGCCGCCGCCGCCCGAGTTTTTGCCACGGCCGGGCTGCTTACAACCCTCGCCGGCGCAACCCCGGCCGGGGCCATTGAAAGCTACGACCCCGTCACCCTGTCCGACCGCATCGACGGCAAGGCCGAACTCTATCTGGCCGCCAATTTCAAGGAAATGTCCTGCCGGACCGTGACCCTGCCAAACGGCGCGCGCGTCGATGCCTCCGTCTATGCCCAGGCCGGGCCGGCCGACGCCTTTGCCGTCCTAAGCGCCCAGCGCCGCCAGGGTTCGCGCCCCCTGCCCGCCCTGGCCCCGGACGCCTACGCCACGCCAAACGCCGTCTATTTCACCCGTGGCGGCCACTATGTGGAACTGACCGCCGACCGGGCCGACCCGGACACCATGGCTGGCCTGGAAACCCTGGGCGCGACCCTTTTTGCCGCCCTGCCGGCCGAGGCCCCCTCCCTGGCCGGGCAGGCCGACGCCCCGGCCCGGCCGGACCCCAAAACGCTCTTCCCGCCCGAGGGCCTGACCGCCGACAGCGTGCGTCTGGCCGTTTCCGACGCCATGGGCATGGCCGGATTTTCCAATGTCTACACGGCTGAATACGTCCTGCCCACCGGCGCGGCCACGGCCCTTTTGGCCGAGCGCGACAGCCCGGCGCAGGCGGCGGCCGAGGCCCGGGCCTTTGCCGCCTTCCTTGGCCAAAACGGCTATGCGGCAGCGCCCCTGCCGCCGGACGCGCCGAGGCTTCCGGCCGACGCCGTCCTGCTTGCAGCCGACGGCTCTTATGAAATCCTCTGGACCCGGGGCAGCCTGCTGGCCGGGGTCCACGACGCCCTCAGCCGGCCGGCCGCCCTGGCCCTGGCCCAGACCCTGGCCGACGCCCTGGAGAAGGCCGGGCCCGAGGTGAGGCCATGA
- a CDS encoding sigma-54-dependent transcriptional regulator: MNDTPFPAFGILLVDDEPAWLRSLSLTLESSAGVTNLFLCQDSREVLPLLEKGGIGLALLDLTMPGLSGEELLAGIAERHPDVAVIIISGVSQLDTAVRCMRLGAFDYYVKTDDEDRIVSGVVRAIRMIELREENRAVASSLSAGTLAHPEAFAGIVTRSRAMFSVFAYIEAVAKSSQPLLVTGESGVGKENIVRAVHAVSGREGPFVAVNVAGLDDTVFADTLFGHVRGAYTGAEAPRKGMIEEAAGGTLFLDEIGDLSVACQVKLLRLLQEGEYFALGSDLPKRLRARVVVATHRDLAAEEAAGRFRRDLYYRLRTHQTRIPPLRDRREDLEPLARHFAAEAARAMDKPVPALPRELAACLAGYAFPGNIRELRAMIFDAVSLTTGPTLALDGIQAATGHGEACRDDVPANLFAGCERLPTFIEAADLLVTEAMARAGGNQTLAARLLGISQPALSKRLKSRRDAEGGD; the protein is encoded by the coding sequence ATGAACGACACCCCTTTCCCCGCCTTCGGCATCCTGCTGGTCGACGATGAGCCGGCCTGGCTGCGTTCCCTGTCGCTGACGCTGGAATCCTCAGCCGGGGTCACCAATCTGTTTCTGTGCCAGGACAGCCGCGAGGTGCTGCCGCTGCTGGAAAAAGGCGGCATCGGTCTGGCGCTGCTCGACCTGACCATGCCGGGCCTGTCCGGCGAGGAACTCCTGGCCGGCATTGCCGAGCGCCACCCGGACGTGGCCGTCATCATCATAAGCGGCGTCAGCCAACTCGACACCGCCGTGCGCTGTATGCGCCTGGGAGCCTTTGACTACTACGTCAAGACCGATGACGAAGACCGCATCGTCAGCGGCGTCGTGCGGGCCATCCGCATGATCGAGTTGCGCGAGGAAAACCGGGCCGTCGCCAGCAGCCTGAGCGCCGGGACGCTGGCCCATCCCGAGGCCTTCGCCGGCATCGTCACCCGTTCCCGGGCCATGTTTTCCGTTTTTGCCTATATCGAGGCCGTGGCCAAAAGCAGCCAGCCCTTGCTGGTCACCGGCGAATCCGGGGTGGGCAAGGAAAACATCGTGCGCGCCGTCCATGCCGTCAGCGGCCGGGAAGGTCCCTTTGTGGCCGTCAACGTGGCCGGGCTGGACGACACCGTCTTTGCCGACACGCTTTTTGGCCATGTGCGCGGGGCCTACACCGGGGCCGAGGCCCCGCGAAAGGGCATGATCGAGGAAGCCGCCGGCGGGACGCTGTTTCTCGACGAGATCGGCGATCTGTCCGTCGCCTGCCAGGTCAAGCTGCTGCGCCTGCTCCAGGAAGGCGAATATTTTGCCTTGGGGAGCGATCTGCCCAAGCGCCTGCGCGCCCGGGTGGTGGTGGCCACCCACCGCGATCTGGCTGCAGAGGAGGCGGCCGGCCGCTTTCGCCGCGACCTCTATTATCGCCTGCGCACCCACCAGACCCGCATTCCCCCCCTGCGCGACCGTCGGGAAGACCTCGAACCCCTGGCCCGGCACTTCGCCGCCGAGGCCGCCCGGGCCATGGACAAACCCGTGCCGGCCCTGCCCCGGGAACTGGCCGCCTGTCTGGCCGGCTATGCCTTTCCCGGCAATATCCGGGAACTGCGGGCCATGATCTTCGACGCCGTAAGCCTCACCACCGGCCCCACCCTGGCCCTGGACGGCATCCAGGCCGCCACCGGCCACGGCGAGGCCTGCCGGGACGACGTCCCGGCCAATCTCTTTGCCGGCTGCGAACGCCTGCCCACCTTCATCGAAGCCGCTGATCTGCTGGTCACCGAAGCCATGGCCCGCGCCGGCGGCAACCAGACCCTGGCCGCCCGACTGCTCGGCATCTCCCAACCCGCCCTGTCCAAACGCCTCAAATCCCGCCGCGACGCCGAAGGCGGCGATTGA
- a CDS encoding transporter substrate-binding domain-containing protein — protein MRHLAAIALTLCCVVLMFVSPGPAAGAEVVPGVTRPVVVGGDRDYPPYEFLNNEGLPTGFSVDLSRAIGEAMGMRIEFRLGSWAEMRQALLDGEVDILEGMSFSEVRAAGEVDFAPPSAVVNHAIFARKGDPVVRDLDNLAGRKVIVHRRGYMHDLLAGKGYEKDLILVDTPADALRLLASGLGDFAVVAMLPGNYIIKDNKLGNIEAVARSVATLRYGFAVKKGNEALLARFSEGLAILRRTGQYEALYNKWLGVLEDRPLPWPTVARYAAAVALPLLALLGGTVLWSRSLRRQVAQRTASLSRALDELSRNQRQLVQADKMAALGILVSGVAHEINNPNGLILLNIPILRKAQADCGRILERRFAEEGDFLLGGIPYSRMRSELPRLLEEMQEGALRIKRIVNDLKDFARREEGSGRSLIDVADASRKAVRLLDAAIRKATDHFSVDYDPDLPLVWGHSQRIEQVIVNLVLNACQALPDRSKAIAVTVGHDEAAGQVVLTVRDEGGGIAPEHLPHVTDPFFTTKRETGGTGLGLSVSAGILKEYGGSLSFTSAPGQGTTAVVVFPVAREEGNP, from the coding sequence ATGCGCCACCTTGCCGCCATCGCCCTGACGCTTTGCTGCGTCGTCCTCATGTTCGTCAGCCCGGGGCCGGCGGCCGGGGCCGAGGTCGTCCCCGGCGTCACCCGCCCGGTGGTGGTCGGCGGCGACCGCGACTATCCGCCCTATGAATTCCTGAACAACGAAGGCCTGCCGACGGGATTCAGCGTGGATCTCAGTCGGGCCATTGGCGAAGCCATGGGCATGCGCATCGAGTTTCGCCTGGGCTCCTGGGCCGAGATGCGCCAGGCCTTGCTCGACGGCGAGGTGGATATTCTGGAGGGCATGAGTTTTTCCGAGGTGCGCGCCGCCGGTGAGGTGGATTTCGCCCCGCCAAGCGCCGTGGTCAACCACGCCATCTTCGCCAGAAAGGGCGATCCCGTGGTCAGGGACCTCGACAATTTGGCCGGGCGCAAGGTCATTGTCCATCGGCGCGGCTATATGCATGACCTGCTGGCGGGCAAGGGCTATGAAAAGGACCTGATCCTGGTCGATACCCCCGCCGACGCCCTGCGCCTGCTGGCCTCGGGCCTGGGCGATTTCGCCGTGGTGGCCATGCTGCCCGGCAACTACATCATAAAAGACAACAAGCTCGGCAACATCGAGGCGGTGGCCCGGTCGGTGGCCACCCTGCGCTACGGCTTTGCCGTCAAAAAGGGCAACGAGGCCTTGCTGGCCCGGTTCAGCGAAGGTCTGGCCATCCTGCGGCGCACCGGCCAGTACGAGGCGCTCTACAACAAATGGCTGGGCGTTCTGGAAGACCGCCCGTTGCCCTGGCCGACCGTGGCCCGTTATGCCGCTGCCGTGGCTTTGCCCCTCTTGGCCCTGCTTGGCGGCACGGTCCTGTGGAGCCGCTCCCTGCGCCGGCAGGTGGCCCAGCGCACGGCTTCGCTGTCGCGTGCCCTGGACGAGCTCTCACGCAACCAGCGCCAGCTCGTCCAGGCCGATAAAATGGCCGCCCTGGGCATCCTCGTCTCGGGCGTGGCCCATGAGATCAATAACCCCAATGGCTTGATTCTTTTAAATATCCCCATCCTGCGCAAGGCCCAGGCGGATTGCGGCCGCATTCTTGAGCGCCGTTTCGCGGAAGAGGGCGATTTTCTGCTCGGCGGCATTCCCTATTCCCGCATGCGCAGCGAACTGCCGCGTTTGCTCGAAGAGATGCAGGAGGGCGCGCTGCGTATTAAGCGCATCGTCAATGATCTTAAGGATTTTGCTCGTCGGGAGGAAGGTTCGGGCCGCTCGCTCATCGACGTGGCCGATGCCTCGCGCAAGGCCGTGCGCCTGCTCGATGCCGCCATCCGCAAGGCCACCGACCATTTCAGCGTCGACTACGACCCTGATCTGCCGCTGGTCTGGGGCCATTCCCAGCGCATCGAGCAGGTCATCGTCAATCTGGTCCTAAACGCCTGTCAGGCCCTGCCCGACCGGTCAAAGGCCATCGCCGTGACCGTTGGCCACGACGAGGCCGCCGGGCAGGTCGTCCTGACCGTGCGCGACGAGGGCGGCGGCATCGCCCCCGAACATCTGCCCCATGTGACCGATCCCTTTTTCACCACCAAGCGCGAAACCGGCGGCACTGGCCTGGGCCTGTCCGTCTCGGCCGGCATCCTCAAGGAATACGGCGGCAGCCTGAGCTTCACCTCGGCTCCGGGCCAGGGAACCACGGCCGTCGTCGTCTTCCCCGTGGCCCGGGAGGAGGGCAACCCATGA
- a CDS encoding anaerobic C4-dicarboxylate transporter → MTAAAGADPPARPGASGLVVEGLMRRWPAAPGISEPRKGEFVMLTLQLCVILACLLLGTRFGGMGLGLISGIGLFVLCFVFGVQPGKPPIDVMLTILAVIGCAATLQTAGGLDVLMRVAERVLRKHPEHITLLAPITTWSLTVMCGTGHVAYTMFPIIYDIAINKGIRPERPMAVASVSAQIGICASPVSVAAVSMVSMLAQAHGIGKAISIVDLLSISIPATFAGVLCAGLWSMHRGKDLDKDPEFQAKLADPEQRAYIYDGGATLLDKVFTKESYRAVWFFFAAIATVVLLGAFADLRPSFGVPGKLKPLSMNLVIQMVMLMAGAFILIFCKVKQQTIANSAVFKAGMVAIFSVFGVAWMTDSFFEAHYETLKASLSAVVVAYPWTYAIVLVVVSKLVNSQAAALAAVVPLGLSLGLEPKILLAFLPMCYGYFILPTYPSDLACINFDRSGTTRIGKYILNHSFIIPGAIGVGCGTIVSYTLVKLFM, encoded by the coding sequence ATGACCGCTGCCGCCGGCGCTGACCCGCCGGCCCGGCCGGGCGCTTCGGGGCTGGTCGTGGAAGGGCTGATGCGGCGCTGGCCGGCCGCACCCGGGATATCCGAACCGAGGAAAGGAGAATTCGTCATGTTGACCCTGCAATTGTGCGTCATCCTGGCCTGTCTGCTGCTGGGCACCCGCTTTGGCGGCATGGGCCTGGGCCTTATCAGCGGCATCGGTCTGTTCGTCCTGTGCTTCGTCTTTGGCGTGCAGCCCGGCAAGCCGCCCATAGACGTCATGCTCACCATCCTGGCCGTCATCGGCTGCGCCGCCACCCTGCAGACCGCCGGCGGCCTCGACGTCCTCATGCGGGTGGCCGAACGGGTCCTGCGCAAGCATCCCGAGCACATCACCTTGCTGGCTCCCATCACCACCTGGTCGCTCACCGTCATGTGCGGCACCGGGCACGTGGCCTACACCATGTTCCCCATCATCTACGACATCGCCATTAATAAGGGCATCCGTCCCGAACGCCCCATGGCCGTGGCCTCGGTCTCGGCCCAGATCGGTATCTGCGCCTCGCCCGTGTCGGTGGCCGCCGTGTCCATGGTGTCCATGCTGGCCCAGGCCCACGGCATCGGCAAGGCCATCAGCATCGTCGATCTGCTGAGCATCTCCATCCCGGCCACCTTCGCCGGCGTGCTGTGTGCTGGCCTGTGGAGCATGCACCGGGGCAAGGATCTGGACAAGGACCCGGAATTCCAGGCCAAGCTGGCCGATCCCGAGCAGCGGGCCTACATCTACGACGGCGGGGCCACCCTGCTCGACAAGGTCTTTACCAAGGAATCCTACCGGGCCGTGTGGTTCTTTTTTGCCGCCATCGCCACAGTGGTCCTGCTTGGCGCGTTCGCTGACCTGCGGCCCTCCTTTGGCGTGCCGGGCAAGCTCAAGCCCCTGTCCATGAACCTCGTCATCCAGATGGTCATGCTCATGGCCGGCGCGTTCATCCTCATCTTCTGCAAGGTCAAGCAGCAGACCATCGCCAACAGCGCGGTGTTTAAGGCCGGCATGGTGGCCATCTTCTCGGTCTTTGGCGTGGCCTGGATGACCGACAGCTTTTTCGAGGCCCATTACGAGACGTTAAAGGCCAGCCTGTCCGCCGTGGTGGTGGCCTACCCCTGGACCTACGCCATCGTGCTGGTGGTGGTGTCCAAGCTGGTCAACAGCCAGGCTGCCGCCTTGGCCGCCGTTGTGCCGCTTGGCCTGTCGCTGGGCCTTGAACCCAAGATCCTGCTGGCCTTTTTGCCCATGTGCTACGGCTACTTCATCCTGCCCACCTACCCGAGCGATCTGGCCTGCATCAACTTCGACCGCTCCGGCACGACCCGGATCGGCAAGTACATCCTAAACCACAGCTTTATCATCCCGGGAGCCATCGGTGTCGGCTGCGGCACCATCGTGAGCTACACCCTGGTCAAGCTCTTTATGTAA
- a CDS encoding EVE domain-containing protein — translation MGCWLIKSEPGCFSIDDLAAAPGGVTGWDGVRNFQARNFLRDGMRLGDGLLFYHSITNPGVAGLAEVAREAYPDLTALDPQAQHYDPRATPENPIWSMVDVRFVAKFPQVVPLAVLRTVPELASMELLRKGSRLSVMPVTEQEFRIIREMGLAGA, via the coding sequence ATGGGCTGCTGGCTGATAAAGTCCGAACCGGGCTGTTTTTCCATCGACGACCTGGCCGCCGCCCCGGGCGGGGTGACGGGCTGGGACGGAGTGCGCAACTTCCAGGCCCGCAATTTCCTGCGCGACGGGATGCGCTTGGGCGACGGGCTGCTTTTTTACCACAGCATCACCAACCCGGGCGTGGCCGGACTGGCCGAGGTGGCCCGCGAGGCCTACCCCGACCTGACGGCTCTGGACCCGCAAGCCCAACACTACGACCCCCGGGCCACCCCGGAGAACCCGATCTGGTCCATGGTGGACGTGCGGTTTGTGGCCAAATTCCCCCAGGTCGTGCCCCTGGCCGTCCTTCGGACCGTGCCGGAACTGGCCAGCATGGAACTGCTGCGCAAAGGTTCGCGCCTGTCGGTCATGCCGGTGACAGAGCAGGAATTTCGCATCATTCGGGAGATGGGACTGGCCGGAGCCTGA